One segment of Carya illinoinensis cultivar Pawnee chromosome 13, C.illinoinensisPawnee_v1, whole genome shotgun sequence DNA contains the following:
- the LOC122291443 gene encoding transcription initiation factor IIB-2-like isoform X2, producing MTDLFCPDCKRATEVVFDHSAGDTVCYECGLVLEAHSIDETSEWRTFANESGDNDPVRVGGPSNPLLADGGLSTVISRPNGASGDFLSSSLGRWHNRGSNPDRSLIQAFKAIATMSDRLGLVATIKV from the exons ATGACCGACTTGTTCTGTCCCGACTGCAAGCGGGCGACGGAGGTGGTGTTCGACCACTCCGCCGGAGACACCGTCTGCTACGAGTGCGGCCTTGTTCTTGAGGCCCATTCCATCGACGAGACCTCCGAGTGGCGTACTTTCGCCAATGAGTCCGGTGACAACGATCCCGTCCGAGTCGGTGGCCCCTCCAACCCCTTGCTTGCAGACGGTGGCCTCTCCACCGTCATTTCCAGGCCCAATGGGGCTTCAGGAGACTTCTTGTCCTCCTCGCTCGGCCGCTGGCACAACCGCGGGTCCAATCCGGATCGTTCGCTTATTCAGGCTTTCAAGGCCATTGCCACCATGTCCGACAG GTTGGGACTTGTTGCAACCATAAAGGTATGA
- the LOC122291443 gene encoding transcription initiation factor IIB-2-like isoform X1, with amino-acid sequence MTDLFCPDCKRATEVVFDHSAGDTVCYECGLVLEAHSIDETSEWRTFANESGDNDPVRVGGPSNPLLADGGLSTVISRPNGASGDFLSSSLGRWHNRGSNPDRSLIQAFKAIATMSDSHALGRKRCIFKGKGATRFAEYK; translated from the exons ATGACCGACTTGTTCTGTCCCGACTGCAAGCGGGCGACGGAGGTGGTGTTCGACCACTCCGCCGGAGACACCGTCTGCTACGAGTGCGGCCTTGTTCTTGAGGCCCATTCCATCGACGAGACCTCCGAGTGGCGTACTTTCGCCAATGAGTCCGGTGACAACGATCCCGTCCGAGTCGGTGGCCCCTCCAACCCCTTGCTTGCAGACGGTGGCCTCTCCACCGTCATTTCCAGGCCCAATGGGGCTTCAGGAGACTTCTTGTCCTCCTCGCTCGGCCGCTGGCACAACCGCGGGTCCAATCCGGATCGTTCGCTTATTCAGGCTTTCAAGGCCATTGCCACCATGTCCGACAG CCATGCTTTGGGAAGAAAGAGATGCATTTTTAAAGGAAAAGGAGCGACGAGATTTGCTGAGTACAAATGA